From the genome of Uranotaenia lowii strain MFRU-FL chromosome 1, ASM2978415v1, whole genome shotgun sequence, one region includes:
- the LOC129739766 gene encoding protein Peter pan-like translates to MKKKGRRNKKGNKVKLDAPIHEEPTALKNAPHTFVIHRGEKCSSVVALSRDFRRMMDPFTASSLRERRVNKIKDFVHLSGFFHVSHMCLFSLSSQSLSLKVIRMPKGPTLTFQVTQYSLAKDVISLSRKQYVDDESFQTAPLVILNSFSGEGRHLKLMASTFQNMFPAINLSTVKLSSLKRCVLLSYNPVSKLIDMRHYSVTVVPVNLNKGVKKVVTRNIPNMAKFDDIADFVEKGHLLSDSEFDDEETHVVLPQNLNRGNLADNKSSLRLHEIGPRITMRLMKIEEDLLTGEVLYHDYLQKDAVEVEEMRKKRAAKKRLKEQRQRKQEDDKKKKEIAKIEHKAKTSGGKLNEHDQKLLRDAQEAIGEESDEDDTKYYKDAVGEAPEQELFQGQSGNRKRPFIPKGSNYSLKPKKPRLDKKRKDFEDDEKDDRRKGRGKGGFKNTKGKKGGKFSGKKFGEDYKGKGKYTGGKGKMDKGKGKGKKFAGKNKGK, encoded by the exons atgaagaaaaaaggtcGTCGCAACAAGAAAGGGAACAAGGTAAAGTTGGATGCTCCGATCCATGAGGAACCGACAGCGCTGAAAAACGCCCCACACACCTTCGTGATTCATCGGGGTGAGAAATGTTCCTCGGTGGTGGCGCTATCTCGAGATTTCCGTCGAATGATGGACCCATTTACCGCTAGCTCCTTGCGCGAACGGCGGGTCAACAAGATTAAGGACTTTGTGCATTTGTCCGGGTTTTTCCACGTATCGCACATGTGCCTGTTCTCGCTGTCCAGCCAGTCGCTGTCGTTAAAAGTGATCCGCATGCCTAAGGGACCGACGTTAACTTTTCAG GTTACCCAGTACAGTTTGGCTAAAGATGTTATTAGTCTATCCCGCAAGCAGTACGTAGATGATGAAAGCTTTCAGACGGCTCCGTTGGTTATTTTGAACAGTTTCAGCGGCGAGGGAAGGCACCTCAAGCTGATGGCGTCCACCTTTCAAAACATGTTTCCGGCCATCAATTTGTCCACT GTCAAACTTTCTTCACTGAAAAGATGCGTTCTTCTATCGTACAATCCGGTTTCCAAGCTTATCGATATGCGCCACTATTCGGTGACCGTGGTTCCGGTCAATCTAAACAAGGGCGTTAAAAAGGTAGTCACACGTAATATCCCGAACATGGCTAAGTTTGACGATATAGCTGATTTCGTCGAGAAGGGTCATCTTTTGTcggattctgaattcgatgatGAGGAAACACATGTTGTGCTTCCGCAAAATCTTAACCGCGGCAATCTAGCCGATAACAAGTCGTCTCTGCGACTGCATGAAATAGGGCCTCGTATTACGATGCGTCTGATGAAAATCGAGGAAGATTTGCTGACAGGCGAGGTTCTGTATCACGATTATCTCCAGAAGGATGCTGTCGAAGTAGAGGAAATGCGCAAAAAACGGGCCGCCAAAAAGCGACTAAAGGAACAACGTCAACGGAAACAGGAAGAcgataaaaagaagaaagaaaTCGCCAAAATCGAGCACAAAGCTAAGACATCCGGAGGCAAGCTTAATGAACATGATCAGAAGCTGCTGCGAGATGCCCAGGAAGCCATCGGTGAAGAATCTGACGAAGATGACACCAAATATTACAAGGACGCAGTAGGTGAAGCACCAGAACAGGAGCTTTTCCAGGGTCAAAGCGGAAACCGGAAGCGACCGTTCATTCCGAAGGGATCGAACTATTCTCTGAAGCCGAAAAAACCTCGGTTGGACAAGAAACGCAAGGACTTCGAGGATGACGAAAAGGACGACCGACGTAAGGGAAGGGGAAAGGGCGGCTTCAAGAACACAAAAGGCAAAAAGGGAGGGAAGTTTTCCGGTAAAAAGTTCGGCGAAGATTACAAGGGAAAAGGAAAATATACTGGTGGCAAGGGAAAAATGGACAAAGGCAAAGGAAAGGGGAAGAAGTTCGCCGGAAAAAATAAGGGAAAATAA
- the LOC129739767 gene encoding nuclear hormone receptor HR96-like: MAEMGAENSDKSIDDNSSVQGKMAPGSAGSGQPKICSVCGDKALGYNFNAMTCESCKAFFRRNALSTKGFTCPFSESCEITVVTRRFCQKCRLDKCFQIGMKKEYIMSEEDKALKRKKIEQNRAKKRISTVEVGKSIEGNVPMKIKREGSDSDCWSNSPSDVITLDFAQHPGSVGGSQSLSVSGGSSSMYNGMSSPNDMSNSPSSSSAASCHNMIQNNHENQPTVERDLLSAISVLVPQANASGDSGTESQQLAALSLESSPSEIVNRIVNHPTLASQTIASLMPTPKDAVYIMSKIINSQCDALKLISHFITAPGDALQIISKIMNSPLDALTVFAQFMSSPTDALQIIGKIMSSPADVLQFMQQLMNQPEDAVQIMNKFMNAPAEALQMINRMMNHSDVIQTIKEAADTSQRDDEEDHLKSLMVDTQPVPPTSTPIPESSSASPSSTSHCEIPGPQQSHPLPFETHQFLQIPPTPEEPSTLSTNLDFFLSSPFQDIESKPILPNTLEAILEQAIRLEYEGGSSSTSSTGGLQHQLHHHHHHHSQQQQQPQHSQQLPASSAVGFVNNSIELNDAERAKLNELIVANKALYAPVDEDLATLISDDCRIKSNQNQPDPKLLTVINLTAIAIRRLIKMSKKISAFKNMCQEDQLALLKAGCTEMMILRSAMQYDCDRATWKIPHSQEEMSNIRADVLKLAKGNVYQEHERFIRTFDQKWRSDENIILIMCAITLFSPDRPKTVHSDVIKLEQNSYYYLLRRYLESIYVGCEARSVFLKLMQKISELHRLNDEIISVYLDVNPAQVEPLLREIFDLKVLS; this comes from the exons ATGGCAGAAATGGGTGCCGAAAATTCGGATAAGTCCATCGATGATAATTCGTCAGTCCAAGGCAAAATGGCTCCAGGATCGGCGGGCAGCGGACAACCGAAGATCTGCAGCGTTTGTGGGGATAAGGCTTTGGGGTATAACTTCAATGCGATGACCTGCGAGAGTTGCAAGGCTTTCTTTCGACGTAATGCATTGTCCACTAAGGGATTTACCTGCCCGTTCAGTGAAAGCTGTGAGATTACGGTTGTGACGAGAAGATTTTGCCAGAAGTGTCGATTAGACAAGTGTTTCCAGATAGGCATGAAGAAGGAGTACATCATGTCGGAGGAAGATAAAGCATTGAAgcggaaaaaaatcgagcaaaaccgGGCCAAGAAACGGATTAGTACTGTGGAAGTTGGCAAGTCAATTGAAGGCAACGTACCAATGAAAATTAAGCGAGAGGGAAGTGATTCGGATTGTTGGAGCAATTCACCATCGGATGTAATTACTTTGGATTTTGCACAGCACCCCGGATCTGTGGGAGGTTCGCAGAGTTTATCTGTTTCCGGTGGAAGTAGTTCTATGTATAACGGAATGTCTTCACCAAACGATATGAGCAACTCTCCTTCTTCTTCGTCTGCTGCATCCTGCCACAACATGATTCAAAATAATCACGAAAACCAACCAACAGTGGAAAGGGATCTCTTATCAGCTATATCTGTATTAGTTCCTCAAGCGAACGCCAGTGGAGATTCCGGTACAGAGTCTCAACAATTGGCTGCACTTTCGTTGGAATCCAGTCCGTCCGAAATTGTGAATCGGATCGTAAATCACCCAACGCTGGCCAGCCAAACGATTGCCTCGCTCATGCCAACACCCAAAGACGCCGTCTACATCATGTCAAAGATAATCAATTCCCAATGCGATGCCCTCAAGCTGATATCGCACTTTATCACTGCACCTGGCGATGCATTGCAAATTATCAGCAAGATTATGAATTCCCCATTGGATGCCCTTACGGTATTTGCACAGTTCATGAGCTCTCCAACGGATGCCCTACAGATCATTGGTAAAATCATGAGCTCTCCCGCAGACGTACTTCAATTCATGCAACAGCTGATGAACCAACCAGAGGATGCTGTCCAAATTATGAACAAATTCATGAATGCACCGGCAGAAGCTCTCCAAATGATCAACCGGATGATGAATCACTCAGATGTCATTCAAACCATCAAGGAAGCAGCCGACACTTCTCAGCGGGACGACGAAGAAGATCACCTTAAATCCTTGATGGTAGACACCCAGCCAGTGCCTCCCACTTCAACTCCGATCCCGGAAAGTTCGTCTGCTTCCCCATCGTCTACCTCACATTGTGAAATTCCCGGACCCCAACAATCTCATCCGCTACCCTTCGAAACCCACCAGTTCCTACAAATCCCGCCAACTCCGGAAGAACCATCAACCCTGTCCACGAACCTGGACTTTTTCCTATCGAGCCCGTTTCAAGACATTGAAAGCAAACCCATCCTCCCCAACACCTTGGAGGCAATCCTGGAACAAGCTATCCGCCTGGAATACGAAGGTGGAAGCTCTTCAACATCTTCGACGGGTGGCTTGCAGCATCAGctgcatcatcatcaccatcaccactcgcagcagcagcaacagcctcaGCACTCGCAACAGCTTCCAGCCTCGTCGGCGGTTGGATTCGTGAACAACAGTATCGAGCTGAACGACGCCGAACGGGCCAAACTGAACGAGCTGATCGTGGCCAACAAGGCGCTCTATGCACCGGTCGACGAAGATCTGGCCACGCTCATCTCCGATGACTGTCGGAtaaag TCCAACCAAAACCAGCCCGATCCGAAACTGCTGACGGTAATAAATCTGACGGCCATCGCCATCCGGCGGCTGATCAAAATGTCCAAGAAGATAAGCGCCTTCAAGAACATGTGCCAGGAGGATCAGCTGGCACTGCTCAAGGCTGGCTGCACGGAGATGATGATCCTACGGTCGGCCATGCAGTATGATTGCGATCGGGCCACTTGGAAG ATTCCCCACAGCCAAGAGGAGATGTCCAACATCCGGGCCGATGTGCTGAAGCTGGCCAAAGGTAACGTGTACCAGGAGCACGAACGGTTCATTCGCACCTTCGACCAGAAGTGGCGATCGGACGAAAACATAATCCTGATCATGTGTGCCATAACGCTGTTCTCCCCGGACCGACCCAAGACAGTCCACTCCGATGTGATAAAACTGGAACAG AACTCGTACTACTACCTGCTACGGCGGTACCTGGAAAGCATCTACGTGGGTTGCGAGGCCCGCTCGGTGTTTCTCAAACTGATGCAGAAAATCTCCGAACTGCACCGTTTGAACGACGAAATCATCAGCGTCTATCTGGACGTGAACCCAGCCCAGGTGGAACCGCTGCTGCGGGAGATCTTTGACCTGAAGGTGCTTTCCTAA